A single region of the Serinus canaria isolate serCan28SL12 chromosome 11, serCan2020, whole genome shotgun sequence genome encodes:
- the HSBP1 gene encoding heat shock factor-binding protein 1, with the protein MAETDPKSVQDLTAVVQTLLQQMQDKFQTMSDQIIGRIDDMSCRIDDLERNIADLMMQAGVEELEGENKTPASNKG; encoded by the exons ATGGCCGAGACCGACCCCAAGAGTGTCCAGGACCTGACGGCCGTG GTGCAGACATTGCTCCAGCAAATGCAGGACAAGTTTCAAACCATGTCTGACCAAATTATTGGAAGAA TCGATGACATGAGCTGCCGCATCGACGACCTGGAGCGCAACATCGCCGACCTCATGATGCAGGCGGGCGTGGAGGAGCTCGAGGGGGAGAACAAGACCCC